In Nocardia asteroides, the following proteins share a genomic window:
- a CDS encoding NmrA/HSCARG family protein yields the protein MSNDSGPVLVIGATGQQGRATATALLEQGGRVRAFVRDPESAGARALRSEGAELVVGDLDDPGSVKAALDGSASVFLMLTMMEGVHITAAGIAAEQRRGELVIDLARDSGIEHLVYSSLRGAGQNSGVEYYAAKEHLESYLAVQGVPATILRPVFFMDNFASFNRPVLDDTGTLTVNLAVRSEIPLSLISVRDIGAFAALALTHRDEFLGRTLSIAGDRLTPPQIAQVFGAAAGLPARNVVVPNEAVRAFDEQVAKMFAFFNEAPDEGVDVSALRALHPGLQDLPTWLRATGWRP from the coding sequence ATGAGCAACGACAGCGGACCGGTGCTGGTGATCGGGGCCACCGGACAGCAGGGGCGGGCGACGGCGACCGCGTTGCTCGAACAGGGCGGGCGGGTACGGGCTTTCGTGCGCGACCCGGAGTCGGCGGGCGCGCGGGCGCTGCGGAGCGAAGGCGCCGAGCTGGTGGTGGGCGATCTCGACGACCCGGGCAGCGTGAAGGCCGCGCTGGACGGCAGCGCGAGCGTGTTCCTGATGCTGACCATGATGGAAGGGGTGCACATCACCGCCGCGGGCATCGCGGCCGAGCAGCGCCGGGGCGAGCTGGTGATCGACCTGGCCCGCGACAGTGGGATCGAGCATCTGGTCTACAGCTCGCTGCGCGGCGCCGGACAGAACTCGGGCGTGGAGTACTACGCGGCCAAGGAGCATCTGGAGTCCTATCTCGCCGTGCAAGGCGTGCCCGCCACGATCCTGCGGCCGGTGTTCTTCATGGACAACTTCGCGTCCTTCAACCGGCCGGTACTCGACGACACGGGCACGCTCACGGTGAACCTCGCGGTGCGCTCGGAGATCCCGCTCTCGCTGATCTCGGTCCGCGACATCGGCGCGTTCGCGGCGCTGGCCCTGACCCACCGCGACGAATTCCTGGGCCGCACGCTGTCCATCGCCGGCGACCGGCTGACCCCGCCGCAGATCGCCCAGGTGTTCGGTGCGGCCGCCGGGCTGCCCGCCCGGAACGTGGTGGTGCCGAACGAGGCGGTGCGGGCCTTCGACGAGCAGGTGGCCAAGATGTTCGCCTTCTTCAACGAAGCGCCCGACGAAGGGGTCGACGTGTCCGCGCTGCGCGCGCTGCACCCGGGCTTGCAGGACCTGCCCACCTGGCTGCGCGCGACCGGCTGGCGGCCGTGA
- a CDS encoding cation diffusion facilitator family transporter, protein MGAGHGHDHKVSADSDRRWLAGALAVIVTFLIGEVIVGIVADSLALLSDAAHMTTDAASIVLALMAIRLAARPASGRMTFGWKRVEILSAQANGLTLLLLALWLGYEAIRRLFEPPEVHGTLVLVTALIGIVVNVLATWMISRADRTSLNVEGAYQHILNDLFAFIATAAAGLIIILTGWVQADVIATLIVVVLMIKAGIGLIRASSRIFLEAAPDYLDPERVGRDMAAREGVTEVHDLHIWEITSGSPALSAHVLVQPGHDCHAVREDIAHMLDHEHHIEHVTLQVDHARPEVIDIGTGGTDNHCADSHGPKHVASGQVASGHTSHTH, encoded by the coding sequence ATGGGCGCAGGACACGGCCACGACCACAAGGTGTCGGCCGACAGCGATCGGCGGTGGCTGGCCGGAGCGCTGGCGGTGATCGTCACGTTCCTGATCGGCGAGGTGATCGTCGGCATCGTCGCCGATTCGCTGGCCCTGCTGTCCGACGCGGCGCACATGACCACCGACGCGGCCTCCATCGTGCTGGCGCTGATGGCGATCCGGCTCGCGGCGCGCCCCGCCAGCGGCCGGATGACCTTCGGCTGGAAGCGGGTGGAGATCCTGTCGGCCCAGGCCAACGGCCTGACACTGCTCCTGCTGGCCCTGTGGCTGGGGTACGAGGCGATCCGCAGGCTGTTCGAGCCGCCGGAGGTGCACGGCACGCTGGTCCTGGTCACCGCGCTGATCGGCATCGTGGTGAACGTGCTGGCCACCTGGATGATCAGCCGCGCCGACCGCACCAGCCTCAATGTCGAGGGCGCCTACCAGCACATCCTCAACGACCTGTTCGCCTTCATCGCCACGGCGGCGGCGGGTCTGATCATCATCCTGACCGGCTGGGTGCAGGCCGACGTGATCGCCACGCTGATCGTGGTGGTGCTGATGATCAAGGCGGGCATCGGGCTGATCCGGGCGTCGAGCCGCATCTTCCTCGAGGCGGCGCCGGACTACCTCGACCCCGAGCGGGTCGGCCGGGACATGGCCGCGCGCGAGGGCGTGACCGAGGTGCACGACCTGCACATCTGGGAGATCACCTCCGGCTCCCCCGCGCTCTCGGCGCACGTGCTCGTGCAGCCGGGCCACGATTGCCACGCGGTCCGCGAGGACATCGCGCACATGCTCGACCACGAGCACCACATCGAGCACGTCACCCTGCAGGTGGATCACGCGCGGCCCGAGGTGATCGACATCGGGACCGGCGGCACGGACAACCACTGCGCCGACTCGCACGGACCCAAGCACGTGGCGAGCGGGCAGGTCGCGAGCGGGCACACATCGCACACGCACTGA
- a CDS encoding lipase family protein yields MIIDALVRVPEPTAPLLPPADPFYATPPDLDELAPGTVVRARAVDLALFGLVRQRIAAWQLLYRTCDLDGAPEVSVTTVLLPWGADPTRPRPLVSFQCAIDAVAPQCFPSYALRHGAKVNGSIAPLELPIVAMALRQGWAVSVPDHEGLGGRFGAAREPGYRALDGVRAALSFLPLGLTPATPVALWGYSGGGLATAWAAELAAEYAPELNIVGAAAGSPVGDPAAAFVRLNGGWFAGFPAAFVAGLRRAYPELDPVLDDHVDARFRDLLGEAEVRTTFALLWRFARRDVSRHLRGGLAGLLAEPALRRILADIEPGTRAPAAPLLVVQGVRDEVIAVADIDAHVDRYRAAGATVEYLRVRRGSHLPLEFLVVPVVLTWLAERFAGRPVESGTSTVTSVARGLGPLRAHLDFLGLVAAMIAGRAIRGAGE; encoded by the coding sequence GTGATCATCGACGCGCTGGTGCGGGTTCCCGAACCCACCGCACCGCTGCTGCCGCCCGCCGACCCGTTCTACGCGACGCCGCCCGACCTGGACGAGCTCGCGCCGGGCACGGTGGTGCGGGCGCGGGCGGTGGATCTGGCCCTGTTCGGGCTGGTGCGCCAGCGCATCGCGGCGTGGCAGCTGCTGTACCGCACCTGCGATCTGGACGGTGCCCCGGAGGTGTCGGTGACCACGGTGCTGCTGCCCTGGGGCGCCGACCCGACGCGTCCGCGTCCGCTGGTGTCGTTCCAGTGCGCCATCGATGCCGTTGCCCCGCAATGTTTCCCGTCCTACGCGCTGCGGCACGGGGCGAAGGTGAACGGCTCCATCGCACCGCTGGAGCTGCCCATCGTCGCCATGGCGCTGCGGCAGGGCTGGGCGGTCTCGGTACCCGATCACGAGGGGTTGGGCGGACGATTCGGCGCCGCCCGCGAGCCCGGGTACCGCGCGCTCGACGGGGTGCGGGCCGCGCTGTCCTTCCTGCCGCTGGGCCTCACGCCTGCCACGCCCGTCGCGCTGTGGGGATACTCCGGCGGCGGCCTGGCGACGGCGTGGGCCGCCGAGCTGGCGGCGGAGTACGCGCCCGAGCTGAACATCGTCGGCGCCGCGGCGGGCTCGCCGGTCGGTGACCCGGCGGCGGCGTTCGTCCGGCTCAACGGCGGCTGGTTCGCCGGATTCCCCGCGGCCTTCGTCGCGGGGCTGCGCCGCGCCTACCCCGAGCTCGACCCGGTGCTGGACGACCACGTCGACGCGCGCTTCCGCGACCTGCTCGGCGAGGCCGAAGTGCGCACCACCTTCGCGCTGCTGTGGCGCTTCGCCCGACGTGACGTCTCCCGGCATCTGCGCGGCGGGCTGGCCGGGTTGCTCGCCGAACCGGCCCTGCGCCGCATCCTCGCCGACATCGAACCCGGCACCCGGGCACCGGCCGCCCCGCTGCTGGTGGTGCAGGGCGTGCGCGACGAGGTGATCGCCGTGGCCGACATCGACGCCCACGTCGACCGCTATCGTGCGGCCGGCGCCACCGTCGAGTACCTGCGGGTGCGCCGCGGCTCGCACCTGCCGCTGGAATTCCTCGTCGTGCCCGTGGTCCTGACCTGGCTGGCCGAGCGGTTCGCCGGTCGGCCGGTCGAGTCGGGCACCTCCACCGTCACCTCGGTCGCCCGTGGCCTCGGGCCGCTGCGGGCGCACCTGGACTTCCTCGGCCTGGTCGCGGCGATGATCGCGGGCCGGGCGATCCGGGGCGCCGGAGAATAG
- a CDS encoding esterase/lipase family protein: MIATTHSLRRTLCGFGIAAGLTAASALGAGPTAATPTLEPTIASLAEYLDANMATAPDGRRPTAIADTGSASGSSSGSSGSRSGDAVGEGPEMSAYLPAFAYGLLHPDAAPPGANRWDCKPTAAHPRPVVLLHGTWLNAYDTFSYLSPRLAKAGMCVFTLNFGKSGLLEGGGMGAVLPGRYGVGPMADSAKQVAAFVDRVLAATGAEQVDFVGHSQGGTVANHYLKFEGGQGKVGKLVSFGATHHGTALLGLATLGRMINNAGIDILGFYRPIIGASNVEQAIGSPFYTTLNATGDTVPGVDYTVVASRYDEVMNPIDLAFLRAGPDATVDNITLQNGCEQDISDHLTMMYSPRAASLALRALDPEGGHAVACTFNPWFFGGGGSL; encoded by the coding sequence ATGATTGCAACGACGCATTCCCTGCGCCGGACCCTGTGCGGGTTCGGCATCGCCGCGGGCCTGACCGCGGCCTCCGCTCTGGGCGCGGGGCCCACCGCCGCGACGCCCACCCTGGAACCGACCATCGCCTCGCTGGCCGAATACCTCGACGCGAACATGGCGACGGCCCCCGACGGCCGCCGCCCCACCGCCATCGCCGACACCGGCAGCGCCTCCGGCAGCAGCTCGGGCTCGTCCGGCAGCCGATCGGGCGACGCGGTCGGCGAGGGCCCGGAGATGTCGGCCTACCTGCCCGCCTTCGCCTACGGCCTGCTGCACCCCGACGCCGCGCCGCCCGGCGCCAACCGCTGGGACTGCAAGCCCACCGCCGCGCACCCGCGCCCGGTGGTGCTGCTGCACGGCACCTGGCTCAACGCCTACGACACCTTCTCCTATCTGTCCCCGCGCCTGGCCAAGGCCGGGATGTGCGTGTTCACCCTGAACTTCGGCAAGTCCGGCCTGCTCGAGGGCGGCGGAATGGGGGCGGTGCTGCCCGGCCGCTACGGGGTGGGCCCGATGGCCGATTCGGCGAAGCAGGTGGCGGCGTTCGTCGACCGGGTGCTCGCGGCGACCGGCGCCGAGCAGGTCGACTTCGTCGGCCACTCGCAGGGCGGCACGGTCGCCAACCACTACCTCAAGTTCGAGGGCGGGCAGGGCAAGGTCGGCAAGCTGGTCAGCTTCGGCGCCACCCACCACGGCACCGCGCTGCTCGGCCTGGCCACTCTCGGCCGCATGATCAACAACGCCGGCATCGACATCCTCGGCTTCTACCGCCCGATCATCGGCGCCTCGAATGTGGAGCAGGCCATCGGCTCGCCGTTCTACACCACGCTCAACGCCACCGGTGACACCGTGCCCGGCGTCGACTACACCGTCGTGGCCTCCCGCTACGACGAGGTGATGAACCCCATCGACCTGGCCTTCCTGCGGGCCGGACCCGACGCCACGGTCGACAACATCACCCTGCAGAACGGCTGTGAGCAGGACATTTCCGACCATCTCACGATGATGTACTCGCCCCGCGCCGCCTCCCTGGCGCTGCGGGCGCTCGATCCGGAAGGCGGTCACGCCGTGGCATGCACGTTCAACCCCTGGTTCTTCGGTGGCGGCGGCAGCCTGTGA
- a CDS encoding PucR family transcriptional regulator, with translation MLAEHPVSAPPALTTRLLTRWPQIAERMLAEGLGATAPAELPPGHFTAEVLPTIYACGRAVLEAIAADREFTQAEVAVFVGPVAERHAEDRLPLPMLIGAIHGSAQSVLAEASAMAEPTEMNDLILVGSRLLELLRHINMTVVETYTEVEQSIYHAEREARRELCSALVRGLPAEELAARADTALADQYTVLAIHLSEPPRTGSAANLVTRRRIRVLQRALDELTGTTTPATFDGSNGIALLSSSSESDVLDAARFDELAARLSEQFGVTVYLAEFSGIARDGIPAAAKDAIELTELARLRGRPGGCYRLDDLLLEYQLTRPGPARERLAQRVIPLLGSPHLIEALEAHLRHGADRKTASRRIHVHPNTFTYRLRRIAELTGLDPADPTDSRMLAAALTVHRLDGPRRPAEDRQD, from the coding sequence ATGCTCGCCGAACACCCCGTTTCCGCACCACCCGCTCTGACCACCCGCTTGCTGACGCGCTGGCCCCAGATCGCCGAACGCATGCTCGCCGAGGGGCTCGGCGCCACCGCGCCTGCCGAACTGCCGCCGGGCCACTTCACCGCCGAGGTCCTGCCCACCATCTACGCGTGCGGGCGGGCCGTGCTCGAGGCGATCGCCGCCGACCGCGAGTTCACCCAGGCCGAGGTGGCGGTGTTCGTCGGGCCGGTCGCCGAGCGGCACGCCGAGGACCGGCTGCCGCTGCCGATGCTGATCGGCGCCATCCACGGGTCGGCGCAGTCGGTGCTGGCGGAGGCGTCGGCGATGGCCGAGCCGACCGAGATGAACGACCTGATCCTGGTCGGCTCCCGGCTGCTCGAACTGCTCCGACATATCAACATGACCGTCGTGGAGACCTACACCGAGGTCGAGCAGTCGATCTACCACGCCGAACGCGAGGCGCGCCGGGAACTGTGCTCGGCGCTGGTGCGCGGGCTGCCCGCCGAGGAACTGGCCGCGCGCGCCGACACGGCGCTCGCCGACCAGTACACGGTGCTCGCGATCCACCTGAGCGAACCGCCGCGCACCGGCAGCGCCGCCAATCTGGTGACCCGGCGCCGGATCCGGGTGCTGCAGCGGGCCCTGGACGAACTCACCGGCACCACCACCCCGGCCACCTTCGACGGCTCGAACGGCATCGCCCTGCTGAGCAGCAGTTCCGAATCCGACGTCCTGGACGCGGCGCGGTTCGACGAACTGGCCGCCCGGCTCAGCGAGCAGTTCGGGGTGACGGTGTATCTGGCCGAGTTCTCCGGCATCGCCAGGGACGGCATCCCCGCCGCCGCCAAGGACGCGATCGAACTGACCGAACTGGCCCGGCTGCGCGGCAGGCCGGGCGGCTGCTACCGCCTCGACGACCTGCTGCTCGAGTACCAGCTCACCCGGCCCGGCCCCGCGCGGGAACGCTTGGCGCAGCGCGTGATTCCGCTGCTCGGCAGCCCCCACCTGATCGAGGCGCTGGAGGCGCACCTACGCCACGGCGCCGACCGCAAGACGGCCTCACGCCGCATCCACGTGCACCCCAACACCTTCACCTACCGGCTGCGCCGGATCGCCGAGCTCACCGGTCTCGACCCGGCCGACCCCACCGATTCGCGGATGCTGGCCGCCGCCCTCACCGTGCACCGGCTCGACGGGCCGCGACGGCCCGCCGAGGACCGGCAGGACTAG
- a CDS encoding MarR family winged helix-turn-helix transcriptional regulator — protein MDEPRWLDAAEMRLWVRFLAAGALVDRAVDQHLKGEGLTHTQYEVLVRLAEAPEATMRMTDLAAALYTSKSGLTYQVGKLEEAGLVRRVDADTDVRGVNAVLTAAGRATLAAVAPGHVEVVRRVFVDVLEPDQRAAISAGLGAVADRLTR, from the coding sequence ATGGACGAACCCAGGTGGCTCGACGCCGCGGAGATGCGGTTGTGGGTCCGGTTCCTGGCCGCGGGCGCGCTGGTCGACCGTGCGGTCGACCAGCATCTGAAGGGCGAGGGCCTCACCCACACCCAGTACGAGGTGCTGGTCCGGCTCGCCGAAGCGCCCGAGGCCACGATGCGGATGACCGACCTCGCCGCCGCCCTCTACACCTCCAAGAGCGGCCTCACCTACCAGGTGGGCAAGCTCGAAGAGGCCGGGCTGGTCCGGCGGGTCGACGCCGACACCGACGTCCGCGGCGTCAACGCCGTGCTCACCGCCGCGGGCCGGGCCACCCTCGCCGCCGTGGCACCCGGGCACGTCGAGGTCGTGCGCCGGGTGTTCGTCGACGTGCTCGAGCCGGACCAGCGCGCCGCCATCTCCGCCGGACTCGGCGCGGTCGCCGACCGGCTGACCCGCTAG
- a CDS encoding dioxygenase family protein codes for MPVLYLSHGAPPLIDHATWPAELAAWSAELPRPRAILIVSAHWESAPITLGATETVPLVYDFSGFESRYYDVRYPAPGAPELAARVRELLGGDVADDPTRGLDHGAYVPLSQMYPDADIPVLQLSIPTLDPRDLMKFGRLLAPLRAEGVLIIGSGFFTHNLRALTADDHHVHSFTAEFDDWGRRALDDRDIDALLDFEHTAPAPRLAHPRTEHFAPLFLSLGAGADDLDSLRTVIDGYWFGMARRSVQIG; via the coding sequence ATGCCGGTGCTCTACCTCTCGCACGGCGCCCCGCCGCTGATCGACCACGCCACCTGGCCCGCCGAGCTCGCGGCCTGGTCGGCCGAGCTGCCCCGGCCGCGGGCGATCCTCATCGTGTCCGCGCACTGGGAGTCCGCGCCGATCACCCTCGGCGCGACCGAGACCGTTCCGCTGGTCTACGACTTCAGCGGCTTCGAGTCGCGCTACTACGACGTGCGCTACCCCGCCCCCGGTGCGCCCGAACTGGCCGCCCGGGTGCGCGAACTGCTCGGCGGCGACGTCGCCGACGACCCCACCCGGGGCCTGGACCACGGCGCCTATGTGCCGCTGAGCCAGATGTACCCCGACGCCGACATCCCGGTGCTGCAACTGTCGATCCCTACACTGGATCCGCGGGACCTGATGAAGTTCGGCCGGTTGCTGGCCCCGCTGCGCGCCGAGGGCGTGCTCATCATCGGCAGCGGGTTCTTCACCCATAATCTGCGCGCGCTCACCGCCGACGACCACCACGTCCACTCGTTCACCGCCGAGTTCGACGACTGGGGCCGACGCGCCTTGGACGACCGCGACATCGACGCACTGCTCGACTTCGAGCACACCGCCCCCGCACCGCGCCTGGCCCACCCGCGCACCGAGCACTTCGCGCCGCTGTTCCTCAGCTTGGGCGCGGGCGCCGACGACCTCGACTCCCTGCGCACCGTCATCGACGGTTACTGGTTCGGGATGGCACGACGCTCGGTTCAGATCGGCTGA
- a CDS encoding DoxX family protein: protein MTTTTTPTDAGLLVLRLGVGATMFAHGTQKLFSWFDGGGLSGTEKFFAASGYPNAKAFAVIAGLSETLGGLGLILGLLTPLAAAAILGTMLNAIAVKWGGFFTPKGVEYEMILAVAAGSLALTGAGGFALDRFVPGLRDYKLRYGLAAIALAFVAAGVTLLIRN, encoded by the coding sequence ATGACCACGACGACCACCCCCACCGACGCGGGCCTGCTGGTCCTGCGCCTCGGCGTCGGCGCGACCATGTTCGCGCACGGCACCCAGAAGCTGTTCAGCTGGTTCGACGGCGGCGGCCTGTCCGGCACCGAGAAGTTCTTCGCCGCGAGCGGCTATCCGAACGCGAAGGCCTTCGCCGTGATCGCCGGGCTGAGCGAGACCCTCGGCGGCCTCGGCCTGATTCTCGGCCTGCTCACGCCACTGGCCGCGGCGGCGATCCTGGGGACGATGCTCAACGCGATCGCGGTGAAATGGGGCGGGTTCTTCACGCCCAAGGGTGTGGAATACGAGATGATCCTGGCGGTCGCCGCGGGCAGCCTGGCCCTCACCGGCGCAGGCGGTTTCGCGCTCGACCGGTTCGTGCCCGGCCTGCGCGACTACAAGCTGCGGTACGGCCTGGCGGCCATCGCGCTGGCATTTGTCGCGGCCGGTGTCACATTGTTGATCCGTAATTGA
- a CDS encoding flavodoxin family protein, with protein sequence MATYDDLSALFINCTLKRSPEPSNTQGLVELSARIMAANGVRVAHLRAVDHDIATGVWPDMTQHGWATDAWPGIQEQVMAADILVIAGPIWLGDNSSVTKKVIERLYGNSSVLNAAGQYAYYGKVGGCVITGNEDGVKHCAMNILYSLQHLGYTIPPQADAGWIGEAGPGPSYLDPGSGGPENDFTNRNTTFMTWNLLHLARMLRDAGGVPAHGNQRSEWDAGCRWGFENPEYR encoded by the coding sequence ATGGCGACCTACGACGACCTGTCGGCACTGTTCATCAACTGCACGCTCAAGCGCTCGCCGGAACCCAGCAACACCCAGGGCCTGGTGGAGCTGAGCGCGCGGATCATGGCGGCGAACGGGGTGCGCGTCGCGCACCTGCGCGCTGTCGACCACGACATCGCCACCGGCGTCTGGCCGGACATGACCCAGCACGGCTGGGCCACCGACGCCTGGCCCGGGATCCAGGAGCAGGTGATGGCCGCCGACATCCTGGTCATCGCCGGGCCGATCTGGCTCGGCGACAACAGTTCGGTCACCAAGAAGGTGATCGAACGCCTCTACGGCAACTCGAGCGTGCTCAACGCGGCTGGTCAGTACGCCTATTACGGCAAGGTCGGCGGCTGTGTGATCACCGGCAACGAGGACGGCGTCAAGCACTGCGCGATGAACATCCTCTACAGCCTGCAGCACCTGGGCTACACCATTCCGCCGCAGGCCGACGCGGGCTGGATCGGCGAGGCCGGCCCGGGCCCGTCCTATCTCGACCCGGGCTCCGGCGGCCCGGAGAACGACTTCACCAACCGCAACACCACCTTCATGACCTGGAATCTGCTGCATCTGGCCCGGATGCTGCGTGACGCGGGCGGGGTGCCCGCGCACGGCAACCAGCGTTCGGAGTGGGACGCGGGCTGCCGCTGGGGCTTCGAGAACCCCGAATACCGCTGA
- a CDS encoding RNA polymerase sigma factor, translating into MRHDGALPADDVLVAELRTGVEATFALVVDAWSGSMLRLARSFVSTDASAEEVVQEAWLAVVRGIDRFEGRSSLRTWVYRILVNTAKKRGVKEHRTVPFASLHPEDEGPTVDPDRFRPPGDPYPGHWAIGRGPRPWSEPEDAAERAELARCLAAAVAALPDRHRAVLTLRDVEGYAADEVCELLDLSAGNQRVILHRARAAVRAELERYFGR; encoded by the coding sequence GTGCGACACGACGGCGCCCTGCCCGCGGACGATGTGCTCGTCGCCGAGCTGCGCACCGGCGTCGAGGCGACGTTCGCCCTGGTCGTCGACGCCTGGTCCGGGTCGATGCTGCGCCTGGCCCGCTCGTTCGTCTCCACCGACGCCTCTGCCGAGGAGGTCGTGCAGGAGGCGTGGCTGGCGGTGGTGCGGGGCATCGACCGGTTCGAGGGCCGATCCTCGCTCCGGACCTGGGTCTACCGGATCCTGGTGAACACCGCGAAGAAGCGGGGCGTCAAGGAGCATCGCACGGTCCCGTTCGCGAGCCTGCATCCCGAGGACGAGGGCCCGACCGTGGACCCGGACCGTTTCCGCCCACCCGGCGACCCCTATCCCGGCCACTGGGCGATCGGGCGAGGGCCACGGCCGTGGTCGGAGCCCGAGGACGCCGCCGAACGCGCCGAGCTGGCTCGCTGCCTCGCCGCCGCCGTCGCCGCGCTGCCCGATCGGCACCGCGCGGTCCTGACCCTGCGCGATGTCGAGGGTTACGCCGCCGACGAGGTGTGCGAGCTGCTCGACCTGTCCGCGGGCAATCAGCGGGTCATCCTGCACCGGGCCAGGGCGGCGGTGCGGGCCGAGCTCGAGCGGTACTTCGGGCGCTGA